Below is a window of Prosthecochloris sp. GSB1 DNA.
CCGGCGGCCTCGGGCGCGTTCGCACCCCTGCGGATAGTCCAGGCGTGAACCTCCTTTTCGCCGGCCGTGAAATAGGTCTGGAGCCCGAGCAGGTCGTAGGCTGTACGGATGATGCGGTCGAGACCGGACATTTCAAGACCCAGGCTCGCGAGGAATTCAGGACGCTCCTCTTCGGGCAGCTCTGCGATATCGGCTTCGGCCCTTGCGCTGATGATAAGCATCTTCGCACCCTCCTTGTCCGCGATTTCAGCGACGCTCGCGGTTAAGACGTTGCCGTCGGGAAGGTCGTTTTCGGAAACGTTGGCCGCGTAAAGCACCGGTTTGGCCGAAAGCAGGAAAAACTGTTTTCCCAGATCTTTTTCCCGGTCCGTTTCGAAAATGCGGCGTGCCGGAATTCCGTCGCCGAGACCTGCGATGACTTTTTCGGCAAGTTCGGCCAGGGGTTGCAGTTCCTTGTCCTTGCGGGCGTTCTTCCTGAGCTTTTCGATCCGTTTTTCCATGCTTTCCAGGTCGGCAAGGAGCAGTTCCGTCTCTATCGTGGAAATGTCGTCACCGGGGTTCACCCTTCCCTCGACGTGTATCACGTTCTGGTCCTCGAAACAGCGCACCACGTGAATGACGGCGTCAACCTCGCGGATATGCGACAGGAACTGGTTGCCGAGCCCCTCGCCCTTGCTGGCGCCTCTTACCAGGCCTGCGATGTCGACGATTTCGAGCATGGCTGGGATGATGGTCGGGGTCTTGACGATCGCGGCCAGCCTGCCGAGCCGTTCGTCAGGCACCGGTACGGTTCCCGCGTTGGGTTCGATGGTGCAGAACGGGTAGTTTTCGGCTTCGGCCTGTTTTGCCGTGATGGCATTGAACAGCGTTGATTTTCCTACATTGGGCAGTCCGACGATGCCGCAGCGTAAAGACATGGTGACGTACTGGTTTTGGTGACTTCATCTATCCGCCCTGCGTGCGGCGGCCGGGGTTGCCGGGCGCTTTCTGGCGGTGCTCCGTAAAGGCTTATGAAGTAATCAATATATTTGCAAAAAGCAAAATTATTTTATAAAATAGCGGGCTAAGTCAAAATGTTGTGAAAACAGGAGTCGAAGTACCTAAAATCATTGTCGCGATCGACGGCCCGGCGGCCTCGGGGAAGAGCACCACGGCGCGCCAGGTGGCCGGGAAGCTCGGCTACGTCTATATCGATACGGGCGCGATGTACCGGTCGGTAACGCTCAAGGCACTGGAGGCGGGCGTGATGGAGGAATTGCAGCGGGCGCCGGATGAAATCAGGCCGCTTCTCGACGATATCAGGATAACGTTCGAGGGTGACCGGGTCTTTCTCGATGGGCGTGACGTGACTTCCGCCATCAGAGAAAACAGGGTGTCGTGCCACGTGAGCTTTATCAGTTCACTGAAGCCGGTCAGGGATTGCCTGAAGATTCTCCAGCAACGAATCGGGCGCGAAAGGGGGGTTGTGATGGACGGCCGAGACATCGGGACCGTCATTTTTCCCGATGCCGAGCTGAAGATTTTTCTTGTCGCCGATGTGGCGGAACGGGCAAGGCGCCGATACGAGGAGCTTATTCTGAAGAAAGGTACGAAGGAAGGCCTTCCCCCGCTCGGCGAACTGACGCTGGAGATCGAGAAGCGGGACCGTGATGATGCGACCAGAACCCATGCGCCCCTGAAAAAACATCCCGAAGCGATCGAAATCGATACCTCCGGCATGACGATCGACTCCCAGGTGGAACTTGTCTACAGGCTCGCCACGGAGAAAGTCGAGGCCATGACGCAGCGAAAAGGCCCTGATGCATAAGAATTTTTCAGTACAATTGCAGTAACCTTTAACCTTAAAATCTCCTGCTGAAATCTCTCGCGGCGGGAGGCAAAATACACAAGAGAGGAAGGAATCAATTAATGTCAGAAACACAAACAATCGAACAGCAGAAGGTAGCGAAAGCAGGCCGTGGCGGCGGAAGGATCAAATTTTTCGCCGATTACGAGCCTTCTGAACTCCAGGAAATGGAGCAGCTCTACTCCAGCACCCTCAACGAAATCAGCCAGGAGGAAATCGTCAAGGGCAAGATCGTAGACATATCCAACAAGGACGTTACCATCGATGTCGGCTTCAAATCGGAAGGCATCGTTTCGAAACTCGAATTCAAGGATGAGGACGAGCTCAAGGTCGGCGACGAAGTCGAGGTCTATCTCGAGAACATCGAGGACAAGATGGGCCAGCTCATTCTCTCAAAGAGAAAGGCGGACGTTCTCAGAATCTGGGACAAGATCTACGATTCCATCGAGAACGATACCATCATCAACGGCAAGATCATCAATCGCGTCAAGGGAGGCATGACGGTTTCTCTTTCAGGCGTCGAGGCATTCCTGCCAGGTTCCCAGATCGACGTCAAGCCGGTTCGCGATTTCGACGCTCTTGTCGGCAGGACCATGGATTTCAGGGTCGTCAAGATCAATCCTGTCACGCAGAATATCGTTGTCAGTCATAAGGTTATCCTCGAAGAGGAATACGCAGCAAAACGCGAGGAAATGCTCGCCAACATCAAGGTCGGCATGGTTCTCGAAGGCTCGGTCAAGAACATCACCGATTTCGGTATCTTCGTCGATCTCGGCGGTCTCGACGGCCTTGTCCACATCACCGACATCACCTGGGGAAGGATCAACCATCCTTCGGAGGTCGTCGAGCTTGATCAGCCGATCAAGGTCGTCGTCGTCGGTTTCGACGAGGAAACCAAACGGGTTTCGCTCGGCATGAAGCAGCTCGAGCCCCATCCGTGGGAAAACATAGAAATCAAGTATCCAGTCGGGATCAAGACCAACGGCCGCGTCGTTTCCATTACCGATTACGGTGCGTTTGTCGAGATCGAAAAGGGTATCGAGGGCCTCGTTCATATTTCCGAGATGAGCTGGACACAGCATATCAAGCATCCGAGTCAGTTCGTTTCGCTCGGTCAGGACGTCGAAGTCGTCATTCTCAACATCGACAAGGAGCATACCAAGCTTTCACTTTCGATGAAACGGGTGACCGAGGATCCATGGATCGCGCTTTCCGAGAAATACATCGAAAGCTCCCTGCACAAAGGCACCATCAGCAACATCACCGATTTCGGCGTTTTCGTCGAGCTCGAACCGGGTGTCGACGGTCTTGTGCACATTTCAGATCTTTCCTGGACCAAGAAGATCCGTCATCCGAGCGAGCTCGTGAAAAAGAACCAGGAACTTGAGGTCAAGGTCCTGAAGTTCGATGTCAATGCACGGCGCATCGCACTTGGCCACAAGCAGATCAATCCCGATCCCTGGGACGAGTTCGAGCAGAAATACGCGGTGGGTTCCGAGTGTTCCGGCACCGTATCGCAGATTATCGAGAAAGGCGTTATCGTGATTCTTCCCGGAGAGGTCGACGGTTTCGTGCCGGTGTCCCATTTGCTTCAGGGCGGAGTGAAGGATATTCATACATCCTTCAAGGTCGATGACGAGCTTCCTCTGCGCGTCATCGAGTTCGACAAGGAGAACAAGCGCATCATTCTTTCCGCGCTCGAGTATTTCAAGGACAAGAGCAAGGAGGAGATCGAGGAATATCTCCAGGCGCATCCAAACGAAAAGAAAGAGATCGAGGACGCCAGCGCGGAACTCGATTCGAAATCTTCTTCAGGCGGCAAAAGCAAGGCCAACTGAGAACGTTCACGGGCTGCAAAACCAAAAGCCCCTTGCGGTTCATATCGCAAGGGGCTTTTTTTCTTACCCGTCTTCGGCGACGGCCGCGCCCTGTCAGTAACCGTAACTTTTCAGCAGATTTTTTTTCTTTCGCCAATTCGGTCTCACCTTCACGAAAATTTCCAGAAAAACGGGCCTTCCGAGAAATTCCTCTATATCTTTCCTTGCAGCCTGCCCGAGTTTTTTAAGGGCCGAGCCCCTTGTGCCGATAAGGATATGTTTCTGTGAGTCGCGTTCGACTACGATGGAGCAACGGATGAGATCTTTTCTCGACGGATCGTTTTCGTGCTGTTCCCTGAATTCGTCGATGACCACTTCAGTTGCATAAGGTACTTCCTGGCCATACTGCAGGAAGATTTTTTCCCTGATGATTTCGCTGACGAAAAACCGTTCAGGAGCGGTGCTGAGGATGTCTTCCGGGAAAAGCGCGCGATCATGCGGCATGAGCGGCAGGAGAGCTTCTATCAGTCGGCCGGTGTTTTCTCCCCGAAGGGCGGAGATCGCAAGGGCCTCCCGCGGGTTCCAGATTTCGCGGATATTGTCCAGTGCTCTTCGGCGGGCGTCAGTGTCGAGTAGATCCGCCTTGTTGAGGACGGCGACGACCGGCTTGCCCGATGGCAGGGCCCATTCGTCGAACAGCATTGCCGCCGTTATGCTGTCGAACGGTTCGTTTCCGGCGGAGGCGGGAATCATCACAACGACGGCATCGGCTTCCCTGAGCGTGTCACGGGTGGTTTTCAGCATGGCATCGTGCAGCATTTGCATTGGCTGCATGATGCCGGGGGTGTCAAGAAAAACGATCTGGCAGTGTTCGTTGTGGTATATCCCCGTGATTTTTTTTCTTGTGGTTTGGGGTTTGGGCGTTACTATTGATAGTTTGTGATCCAGCAACCTGTTCAGCAGGGTGGACTTGCCCGCGTTTGGCGGGCCGATAATGGAGGTGTAACCGCAGTAAAACGTTCTTTTGTATGGCATGTATACGCTTTGTTTGTTTCCGGGGCTGACGTCACCGACCGTTTCAGGGTAAACTCATGAGGACGTCATCGCAGGTTCGTCAATGAGGCCCGCGAGACGGAGGCAGAAAGAAAAGGTAATGCAAACGTTTGGCAGGCGATATGGTACATCAGCATAACAGAATCGACAGTTGGCTTTTCGGATTCATGGCAGGTCTTGTTGCGCTTGGATTGCTTGCAATTTTCAGCGCCAGTAACGGAGTCGGCCAGACTGATTTGTTTTACAAGCAATTTTCATGGTTCGGGATCGGTCTGATCGTCATGGCCCTGATATATTATTCGGATTACAGGAAGATAATGGAGTATGCCTACTTTTTCTATGCGTGCGGTATATTTTTGTTGCTTCTTGTGTTGCTCTTCGGGACGGAGGTTGCGGGAGCGACCAGTTGGCTTCGCATAGGTTTTGTCAGTCTCCAGCCTTCCGAAATGGCAAAGGTAACCACCATTCTCGCGCTTGCACGCTATCTTTCCAGCGATAAAACCGATATCTCCTCGATCCAGCATGTCGTCGTCGCGTTGACTATAGCCCTGGTTCCAGCGCTGCTTGTCACCTTGCAGCCGGATATGGGCACCACCCTGACCTATCTTTCGTTTATTTTTCCCATCATGATCATGGCGGGGTTCAACGTCTATTACCTTCTGCTTTTGCTCCTGCCGTTCGTGCTTACCGTCATGGGTTTTTTCAACATATACTTGCTTGTCTTCTTCTCGGCGGCAGGTTTCGCGCTGCTTTTCTATCTTCGCAAGGGATTCAGATTTTCCCAGCTCGCCGTGTCACTTGGGGGACTGGCAGGCGGTTTTTTGACCATGCGGTTTGCTGGCGATATTCTCAAGCCTCACCAGATGAAAAGGATTCAGACATTTCTCGACCCGATGTCCGATCCGCAAGGCGCCGGTTACAACGCCCTTCAGGCGAAGATCGCCATAGGTTCAGGAGGCTTGCTCGGGAAAGGGTTTCTCGAGGGAACGCAGACACAGCTTCGTTTCATTCCCGCTCAATGGACCGATTTCATTTTTTGTGTTATAGGTGAGGAAATGGGGCTTGTCGGGACCATGACGCTGCTCGGGTTGTTTCTTGCTCTTCTCCTGCGTCTGCTATGGCATGTCGGTATCATCAAAAACAAGTTTGTCGAACTGACGCTCGTGGGTTTCGTCTCGCTATGGCTGGCTCATGTGCTTATCAATGTGGGCATGACGATCGGGCTTTTCCCCGTTATCGGCGTTCCTCTTCCGTTTCTTTCCTACGGGGGATCTTCCCTTCTTGCTAACATGGCGATGGTCGCACTGGCGCTTAATTTTCATCGTAACAAACGCAATCTCGGATATTGAGAAACCCTTTTAATGGCCCAGGTAAAAAAAAGAGCGGCTTTTTGAAAAAAACCGCTCCCGTTGTTCCCGTTCCTACTGGCGTTTGATGATATCACCTGACCTTGTATACAAACCGCTTGCCGCCTTTTCCGGAAGGAATGCGCTCGATTTCGCTGTCGGTCATACCGTATTTGTTGAACCAGAGGCTCACCGATGTGCCTTTCGTTTTCAGCGCTTCGGCGATTTCCTTCGGTTTGAAAGCTTTTTCGGGATTGGAACGAAGCAGGTTCTTGATGGCCTGTCCGAGCTGGCCCCGGCCGTATTTGATATAGCCGCTTTCTCCGGATTCGGCTTTTTCGGTCGCTCCCTCGAGTTTCGACAATCGCTGGTCGAGCCGCCGTATCACGGAAGAGAGTTCGTTTTCAAGAGGAAGAATTCTTTCCTGGCACTCGTTTTGTATCTGTGCTATTTTTTCCTGTAATTCTTTTTTCTCATCGACAAGTGACTGAAACTGATCGAATCTCTGGATAAACAGATCGTACTTGTCCGGTGTGGATACGTCGCTTTTTTTCATATTCATAAGTTCTTTTTTGTTTTCAATGGTTGCCCGGTTTTATGCCGTGATGCTTTGTCAATATAAATGAAAGCGTTACTGAAAGCAATACGTTCATTCTTTTTTTGTGTGGCGGAATGATATATAGGGAAAATGTATATATGGCGTAGTAGTTGTGTATCGTGTGTGTGTTTTTCCTGATATATGTTTCGTGGACGACAATTTTATTCCTGTAGGAGATGCAAAAGAAAAAACGGGTGCTGGCTGTTACGCTCGGTTGCAAGCTGAACTATGCCGAAACGTCGGCCATTCTTGAGGGCTTCATCCGTGCCGGCTGGGAAATCGCCGGGGAAAACGATTTTGCGGATCTGGTCATCGTTCATACCTGCGGAGTGACAGGTCAGGCCGGTCGGAAATCTCGTCAGCAGGTAAGAAAAATGATGAAGAGGTATCCGGAAAGCAGGATCGCGGTTGTCGGTTGTTACGCGCAGCTCGAACCGGATGTCGTGGAGCGCCTTGGAGACGTTGATGTGATTTTGGGGTCGAGGGAGAAGTTCCTTGCCGGAAACTACGAACAGCCTGCCGACGGCGGGGTGCGCCGGGATGTTTCGACGCTCTGGAGTTCCCTGGACGGGGTCGTTCCCGCCCGTTCGCTGATCCACGGCCGCTCGGTATCCAGAACGCGCGCTTTTCTCAAGATCCAGGACGGTTGTGACTACGGCTGTTCCTATTGCGCCATTCCGCTGGCGAGGGGACGATCGCGTTCGATAGGTCTCGATGCTGTTCTGGCGGATGCATCGTCTCTTGCCGATGCGGGTTATCGCGAGATCGTGCTCACGGGAGTCAATATCGCGGATTACCGCTACAATGGCGCAACGCTTCCGGACCTTCTCCTGGAACTGGAGTCGGTAAACGTTCCGCGCATCCGGATCAGCTCGATCGAGCCCGACCGATGCGACGATCGGCTGCTTGAAACCGTCGCGGCGTCATCGAAAATCATGCCGCATTTTCATCTTCCCCTGCAGGGAGGTTCGGACGCTATTCTTGCCGCCATGCGACGCCGTTACACAGTCTCCGAATACCGGGAGAAATTTCTGAGGGCCGTCGACGCGATCGCCGATGGCGCGATAGGCGCGGATGTCATGACCGGTTACCCGGGTGAAAGCGAAAAAGATTTCGAATCGATGTACGCTTTGCTTGAAGGTCTGCCTGTTGCCTATCTGCATGTTTTCCCCTGTTCCGTCAGGCCGTCCACCCTGTTGGCGAGAGAGGTGGAAAAAGGGGCGCGCGCGACAGTTCCCGCGGATACAGTTCACCGGAGGAGCCGTCTTCTTCTGGAACTCGGAGAAAAAAAGAAACGCGAATTTGTCGAACGCCATGTCGGCAGAACGCTCCAGGTTCTTTTCGAAACCTCCGAGAGCGGCATCTGTTCGGGTTATTCCGGGAACTACATCAGGGTTGGGGTGCAGGGAGGAAAGGGAGGCGAGGCCGAAAGGTTTGTCGGCAGGGAAGCGACGGTTCTTGCTGAAAGGATTGCTCCAGGTTTGTATTTAGAAGGCAGAATCGTAACTTGAGAAGTTTTTTGCGCAAACCGGAAACAGACGGATTTGATTTTTTTCTAACTCTAATTTATTTCCCGCAATGCCAATCAAGTCACGCATCCGCACGATACCCGATTATCCCCAGAAAGGGATCATGTTCCGCGACATTACCACTCTCCTCAGGGACCCTGTCGGTTTCAGGCTTGTCATCGACCAGTTCACCCAGCATTACCTCGAAAACGGTTCCGATTTCGATATGATCGTCGGCATGGAGGCTCGCGGTTTCATTATCGGCGGAGCGTTATCCTACACTCTCGGCAAGGGATTCGTGCCGATCAGAAAGCCGGGGAAGCTGCCTGGTGAAGTGGTTGATCAGGAATACCAGCTCGAGTACGGCACGGACAGGGTCGAAATGCACATCGACGCCGTCGAACGGGGTACGCGCGTGCTGGTTGTCGACGACCTGCTGGCGACCGGAGGAACGGCGCTTGCTGGAGCCGCCCTCGTTGAAAAAGTTGGTGGAGTCGTGGCCGAAATGGCGTTTATCGTCAATCTTCCCGACATCGGCGGTCAGAAGAAACTCGAAGAGAAGGGGTACAAGCTCTACTGTCTTACGGAATTCGAGGGCGAATGATTTTCTGGCTGAGCTGTTCCTGCATACCCAAATCATTTCATTGACATTTCCATGAAAGATTCCCTGTTTCGCATGTTTTCAACGGCGCTGACCGTTTTTCTTTTCGTCGCCGGGTTCAACGGGGTTCTGTTTGCATCCGAAACCGCCGATGCAGCTCATGCCGCAGCGGCGGTACATCATCTCCCTCCCGTCTGGACGGTCATTCCTTTTGGCGCGCTTCTGCTTATGATCGCTACCGGCCCGCTTTTCTATCACAGTTTCTGGGAGCACAACTATCCAAAAGTGTCATTGGCCCTGGCGGCCATCGTAGCGGGTTTCTACGGCTTTTTCATGGATCACGGCACTCACGTTCTGCTTCACACGCTCGAGGAATATATTTCCTTCATGGCCCTGATCGGTTCGCTTTTTATCGTATCCGGGGGGATTCTCATCAGGATCGAGCAGCGCGGCCGTCCGACGATCAATGCGGCAATTCTTTTTCTGGGGGCAATTCTTGCTGATATCATCGGCACGACCGGGGCTTCAATGCTTCTTATCCGCCCCTATATGCGAATCAACGAGGGGCGCATCCAGCCGTTTCATATCGTTTTCTTCATCATAATCATAAGCAATATCGGCGGCGGGCTCACTCCTATCGGCGATCCTCCGCTTTTCCTCGGCTTCCTCAAGGGTGTGCCGTTCTTCTGGATTCTTTCGGAGGTATGGCTTATATGGCTCGGCAGCATTGTCGTTCTCCTCGCGATTTTCATGGTTCTCGACAAACGCGCAGGAGCAGGTTCCCTGCCCGCTGAACTCAAGGGAAAAGTCGGTGGGGGTATTTCGATCACCGGACGGCGAAACTTTATCTTTCTGCTCATCATCATCATTGCCGTCTTTCTCGACCCGGCGGTTATCTCCGGTTTTCCGAGCCTGCAGAAGATGTTTCACCTGCCGTTCGGGATCCGTGAACTCATCATGGGCTTCATTGCCTATTCGGCATACCGTTCATCCAATCCCGTGGCGCTTCGGGGCAACGAGTTCAACTTCGAACCCATAAAGGAAGTCGGTTTTCTTTTTATCGGCATTTTCGCCACCATGATACCCGCTCTGGAGCTGATCGGCGCGTACGCGCAGGCGCACGCCGCCGATTTTTCGGTTTCGCGCTTTTACTGGTTGACAGGCTTGCTCTCCGGCGTCCTGGACAATGCGCCGACCTATCTCAACTTTCTCGCGGGCTCCATGGGTAAGTTCGGTTCCGATATAGGGTCGGTGGAAGCGGTACGGGAGTTCTCTTCTGGCGTAGCCTCTCCCATCGCGGGGGATGTGCGTTCGGACGTCTATCTTCTTGCCATTTCCGTGGCCGCGGTGTTTTTCGGCGCCATGACCTATATCGGCAACGCGCCGAATTTCATGGTGAAGAATATAGCGGAGCAGGCCGACGTCGATGTGCCCAGCTTTGTTGAATACATCTACAAATACTCGATACCGCTGCTGGTGCCGGTATTTTTCGTCATCTGGCTTCTTTTCTTCAATTATTAAACCTTCATTCGCATGAAAGGATTCGTAAGAGCCATACAGGACGGGGAGACCGGGATGGTGTTCCGCAACGCGATCTATCTGCCGTTTCACCTTGAGATACTGAGCGTCTGGATGGGCAAGGAGATGTCGCTGCTTGCCGTTCCCGAGCTTCTGACCGACCTGACGGAAGGTAACGGGCTGATCGGCCTGAGGGAAGGGGAGTGGTATACAAACATTGTCTTTCGCAGAAGCGGAGATCTGAGAAAAGAGCTTGGACACGAAAAAGGTCACATAATCCTTCATGCCGCGGAAAAGGGGAGCGACCTTTTCAGGGAAGAGAACCGTCATTACATACGGATCGGATTTAGCGACAAGCACTTGCTTCGCTTTGAACTCGTCGAGGATCCCTTCTACCTCTGATCCCGTGCATCCCGAGCCGGAGTCTGCTCGTTCACCTGCCGCGCGCAAGGCGCGTGCTTGCCGCCGCCGGAGTCTCAGTCGGCCCTGAGGCTCTGGCTGACCGCATGTTTGAACTCCTTCGAGATCTTGAATGTCGGAACGTTTTTCGCTTCCACGGCGACTTTTTCGCCTGTCCGGGGATTGCGGGCCATCCGCTGGTTCTTGTAGCGTATGTTGAACGAGCCGAAACCTCGTATCTCGATCCGGTTGCCCTCTTTCAGCGAATCGATTATGCTGTCGAAAAGACAATCCACGACAGCTTCAGTTTCATGTTTGGTCAGACCGGTCCTGTGCGAGATCGTATTGACGAGGTCGGCTTTCGTAGTTGTCTTACCCATAGGTGTAAGTTCTAGGTTTAAAAAACGTTATCTCTATCTATTGTAACCACATTCTCACTGCAACAATTCCAATAAATACTGCGAACGCCTTGCGAAGCACCTCATTCGTCAGTCCGATGGCGATTTTTGCCCCGAAAAATGCGCCGGCAAACAGTCCCAGGGCGATCAGCAACCCGAACCAGATGTTTTCCGCGCTGATTCTTCCCATCCGGTAGTACTCCATAACGCCAAGTATGCCTACCGGCAACAAAAGCGCGATCAGGGACGTGGCGGTGGCTGCCTGTTGCGTCATTCCCGCGATGATTACCAGGGCTGGCACGATGAGTATTCCTCCGCCTATGCCGAACATGCCGGAAAGGATTCCTGCGGCGATGCCCGTGAAAAACATCCAGACAAACTGCATGACAGGGGGTTTTTTCCTGGAAATGGTGTTACGATGCCGCAGCGGTGCTTCCGGCGGCGTTGATTATCTCGTCGATTTCTTCTCCGTCGAGCGACTCCTTGCGGATAAGCTCATCTGCGATGGCGTGCAGCAGGTTTTTCTTGTCGCTCAGGATACGCTTCGCGTTATCCATGCATTCCATGACGATATTGCGCACTTCGACATCGATCTGCAAGGCTGTTTCCTCGCTGTATTCCCTGACGTGTGAATAATCTTTGCCAAGAAACACTTCCTTGTGGCCGTTTCCGTAATTGATAGGGCCGAGTTTCTCGCTCATGCCCCAGTTGCGGACCATTTTTCTCGCGATTTCCGTGGCTTTTTCTATGTCGTTTTCTGCCCCGGTGCTGGTCTGGTTGAAAACAAGCTTTTCGG
It encodes the following:
- a CDS encoding HU family DNA-binding protein, which codes for MGKTTTKADLVNTISHRTGLTKHETEAVVDCLFDSIIDSLKEGNRIEIRGFGSFNIRYKNQRMARNPRTGEKVAVEAKNVPTFKISKEFKHAVSQSLRAD
- the era gene encoding GTPase Era, whose product is MPYKRTFYCGYTSIIGPPNAGKSTLLNRLLDHKLSIVTPKPQTTRKKITGIYHNEHCQIVFLDTPGIMQPMQMLHDAMLKTTRDTLREADAVVVMIPASAGNEPFDSITAAMLFDEWALPSGKPVVAVLNKADLLDTDARRRALDNIREIWNPREALAISALRGENTGRLIEALLPLMPHDRALFPEDILSTAPERFFVSEIIREKIFLQYGQEVPYATEVVIDEFREQHENDPSRKDLIRCSIVVERDSQKHILIGTRGSALKKLGQAARKDIEEFLGRPVFLEIFVKVRPNWRKKKNLLKSYGY
- the cmk gene encoding (d)CMP kinase; this translates as MKTGVEVPKIIVAIDGPAASGKSTTARQVAGKLGYVYIDTGAMYRSVTLKALEAGVMEELQRAPDEIRPLLDDIRITFEGDRVFLDGRDVTSAIRENRVSCHVSFISSLKPVRDCLKILQQRIGRERGVVMDGRDIGTVIFPDAELKIFLVADVAERARRRYEELILKKGTKEGLPPLGELTLEIEKRDRDDATRTHAPLKKHPEAIEIDTSGMTIDSQVELVYRLATEKVEAMTQRKGPDA
- a CDS encoding MiaB/RimO family radical SAM methylthiotransferase, which translates into the protein MQKKKRVLAVTLGCKLNYAETSAILEGFIRAGWEIAGENDFADLVIVHTCGVTGQAGRKSRQQVRKMMKRYPESRIAVVGCYAQLEPDVVERLGDVDVILGSREKFLAGNYEQPADGGVRRDVSTLWSSLDGVVPARSLIHGRSVSRTRAFLKIQDGCDYGCSYCAIPLARGRSRSIGLDAVLADASSLADAGYREIVLTGVNIADYRYNGATLPDLLLELESVNVPRIRISSIEPDRCDDRLLETVAASSKIMPHFHLPLQGGSDAILAAMRRRYTVSEYREKFLRAVDAIADGAIGADVMTGYPGESEKDFESMYALLEGLPVAYLHVFPCSVRPSTLLAREVEKGARATVPADTVHRRSRLLLELGEKKKREFVERHVGRTLQVLFETSESGICSGYSGNYIRVGVQGGKGGEAERFVGREATVLAERIAPGLYLEGRIVT
- a CDS encoding adenine phosphoribosyltransferase — protein: MPIKSRIRTIPDYPQKGIMFRDITTLLRDPVGFRLVIDQFTQHYLENGSDFDMIVGMEARGFIIGGALSYTLGKGFVPIRKPGKLPGEVVDQEYQLEYGTDRVEMHIDAVERGTRVLVVDDLLATGGTALAGAALVEKVGGVVAEMAFIVNLPDIGGQKKLEEKGYKLYCLTEFEGE
- a CDS encoding sodium:proton antiporter gives rise to the protein MKDSLFRMFSTALTVFLFVAGFNGVLFASETADAAHAAAAVHHLPPVWTVIPFGALLLMIATGPLFYHSFWEHNYPKVSLALAAIVAGFYGFFMDHGTHVLLHTLEEYISFMALIGSLFIVSGGILIRIEQRGRPTINAAILFLGAILADIIGTTGASMLLIRPYMRINEGRIQPFHIVFFIIIISNIGGGLTPIGDPPLFLGFLKGVPFFWILSEVWLIWLGSIVVLLAIFMVLDKRAGAGSLPAELKGKVGGGISITGRRNFIFLLIIIIAVFLDPAVISGFPSLQKMFHLPFGIRELIMGFIAYSAYRSSNPVALRGNEFNFEPIKEVGFLFIGIFATMIPALELIGAYAQAHAADFSVSRFYWLTGLLSGVLDNAPTYLNFLAGSMGKFGSDIGSVEAVREFSSGVASPIAGDVRSDVYLLAISVAAVFFGAMTYIGNAPNFMVKNIAEQADVDVPSFVEYIYKYSIPLLVPVFFVIWLLFFNY
- the ychF gene encoding redox-regulated ATPase YchF, whose product is MSLRCGIVGLPNVGKSTLFNAITAKQAEAENYPFCTIEPNAGTVPVPDERLGRLAAIVKTPTIIPAMLEIVDIAGLVRGASKGEGLGNQFLSHIREVDAVIHVVRCFEDQNVIHVEGRVNPGDDISTIETELLLADLESMEKRIEKLRKNARKDKELQPLAELAEKVIAGLGDGIPARRIFETDREKDLGKQFFLLSAKPVLYAANVSENDLPDGNVLTASVAEIADKEGAKMLIISARAEADIAELPEEERPEFLASLGLEMSGLDRIIRTAYDLLGLQTYFTAGEKEVHAWTIRRGANAPEAAGAIHTDFQKGFIRAEVISYQDMLTHGSEQKAREAGRMRSEGKEYIVRDGDVIVFRFNV
- a CDS encoding sulfite exporter TauE/SafE family protein, coding for MSRKKPPVMQFVWMFFTGIAAGILSGMFGIGGGILIVPALVIIAGMTQQAATATSLIALLLPVGILGVMEYYRMGRISAENIWFGLLIALGLFAGAFFGAKIAIGLTNEVLRKAFAVFIGIVAVRMWLQ
- the rodA gene encoding rod shape-determining protein RodA; this encodes MVHQHNRIDSWLFGFMAGLVALGLLAIFSASNGVGQTDLFYKQFSWFGIGLIVMALIYYSDYRKIMEYAYFFYACGIFLLLLVLLFGTEVAGATSWLRIGFVSLQPSEMAKVTTILALARYLSSDKTDISSIQHVVVALTIALVPALLVTLQPDMGTTLTYLSFIFPIMIMAGFNVYYLLLLLLPFVLTVMGFFNIYLLVFFSAAGFALLFYLRKGFRFSQLAVSLGGLAGGFLTMRFAGDILKPHQMKRIQTFLDPMSDPQGAGYNALQAKIAIGSGGLLGKGFLEGTQTQLRFIPAQWTDFIFCVIGEEMGLVGTMTLLGLFLALLLRLLWHVGIIKNKFVELTLVGFVSLWLAHVLINVGMTIGLFPVIGVPLPFLSYGGSSLLANMAMVALALNFHRNKRNLGY
- the rpsA gene encoding 30S ribosomal protein S1; this encodes MSETQTIEQQKVAKAGRGGGRIKFFADYEPSELQEMEQLYSSTLNEISQEEIVKGKIVDISNKDVTIDVGFKSEGIVSKLEFKDEDELKVGDEVEVYLENIEDKMGQLILSKRKADVLRIWDKIYDSIENDTIINGKIINRVKGGMTVSLSGVEAFLPGSQIDVKPVRDFDALVGRTMDFRVVKINPVTQNIVVSHKVILEEEYAAKREEMLANIKVGMVLEGSVKNITDFGIFVDLGGLDGLVHITDITWGRINHPSEVVELDQPIKVVVVGFDEETKRVSLGMKQLEPHPWENIEIKYPVGIKTNGRVVSITDYGAFVEIEKGIEGLVHISEMSWTQHIKHPSQFVSLGQDVEVVILNIDKEHTKLSLSMKRVTEDPWIALSEKYIESSLHKGTISNITDFGVFVELEPGVDGLVHISDLSWTKKIRHPSELVKKNQELEVKVLKFDVNARRIALGHKQINPDPWDEFEQKYAVGSECSGTVSQIIEKGVIVILPGEVDGFVPVSHLLQGGVKDIHTSFKVDDELPLRVIEFDKENKRIILSALEYFKDKSKEEIEEYLQAHPNEKKEIEDASAELDSKSSSGGKSKAN